From the Labrus mixtus chromosome 17, fLabMix1.1, whole genome shotgun sequence genome, one window contains:
- the LOC132992245 gene encoding transmembrane protein 230-like — protein sequence MWRRRGAVCDSSTHFLYLNFSFYVIMKAARSNTLGAAASNNKVKYSRLAADDDGYIDLQFKKSPPKVPYKAIALAIFLFLIGSLLIIFGALLLSGTIEVEHPDRTIPVIIIGLLVFLPGFYHLRIAYFAAKGYRGYSYEDIPDFGD from the exons ATGTGGCGTCGCAGAGGAGCAGTCTGCGACTcatcaacacattttctgtatCTCAACTTCAG TTTCTATGTCATAATGAAAGCAGCTAGAAGCAATACGCTGGGTGCTGCAGCATCCAACAACAAGGTCAAGTATTCACGGCTGGCTGCTGACGACGATGGTTACATAGACTTACAG TTCAAGAAAAGCCCCCCGAAGGTCCCTTACAAGGCGATTGCACTGGCGATATTCCTGTTTTTGATTGGCTCCTTATTGATAATCTTCGGGGCTCTTCTCCTCTCAGGAACCATAGAGGTGGAG CATCCAGACCGCACCATCCCTGTCATCATCATAGGGCTGCTCGTGTTCCTGCCTGGATTTTACCATTTGAGAATCGCCTACTTCGCTGCCAAGGGTTACCGTGGTTACTCCTATGAAGACATCCCAGATTTTGGCGACTGA